One Actinomadura viridis genomic region harbors:
- a CDS encoding ABC transporter permease: protein MTATAVREPSRTPAGRSPGKVLAGTGILTRLILRRERVKLPAWSLGITLLLLYFATVVSEATKTEEQLQDVRRFTEGTIGALFGPGYGRDDITAERYLAGVYGVFFFVLAALMSLLLVSRHTRVDEQNSRAELIRSTVVGRHAQLTAVLIVAIGANASLALLLAGAMTANGYDGGQGLLFGASVGAVGLVFAGITALTVQITENSRSATGIAGAALGAAWVVRAVGDMTSDHGGPLSWFSPLAWSNQTRPYVDGRWWPLLLSAGLAAAAAAAGYALSARRDVGAGLVAARTGEPVAAPWLNSPLAAAFRFQRAGLIWWTVALAAFGFIFGGVADQIADSDDISADRIEMFGGSVDTLVDGYLSVITLFTAVIAGVMVVLGVQAARWEETKGRAEPVLATATSRRAWFGGYLAVISIGLVGLLLVAGLMTGLGAAVSVGDGSYVWTVTAAHLAHAPGVLVLLGIAALLFGVFPRAIGATWVVLGYSLFAGLFGALLDLPQWARNLLPMEHTGQPPLDGVSWPAVLILLVIAAGLAAAGLAGFQRRDLETK, encoded by the coding sequence ATGACGGCGACCGCCGTCCGGGAGCCCTCCCGGACCCCCGCCGGCCGCTCGCCCGGCAAGGTGCTCGCCGGCACCGGCATCCTGACCCGGCTCATCCTGCGCCGCGAGCGGGTCAAGCTGCCGGCCTGGTCGCTGGGCATCACGCTGCTGCTGCTCTACTTCGCCACCGTGGTGTCCGAGGCCACCAAGACCGAGGAGCAGCTGCAGGATGTCAGGCGGTTCACGGAGGGGACGATCGGGGCCCTGTTCGGTCCCGGCTACGGCCGCGACGACATCACCGCGGAGCGGTACCTCGCCGGCGTCTACGGAGTCTTCTTCTTCGTGCTCGCCGCGCTGATGAGCCTGCTGCTGGTCTCCCGGCACACCCGGGTCGACGAGCAGAACAGCCGGGCCGAGCTCATCCGCTCCACCGTGGTGGGGCGGCACGCCCAGCTCACCGCGGTACTGATCGTCGCGATCGGCGCGAACGCGTCGCTGGCGCTGCTGCTGGCCGGCGCCATGACCGCGAACGGCTACGACGGTGGCCAGGGCCTGCTGTTCGGTGCCTCCGTCGGGGCGGTGGGACTGGTCTTCGCCGGGATCACCGCGCTCACCGTCCAGATCACCGAGAACTCCCGGTCCGCGACCGGCATCGCGGGCGCGGCGCTCGGCGCGGCCTGGGTGGTCCGGGCCGTGGGCGACATGACCAGCGACCACGGCGGGCCGCTGTCGTGGTTCTCGCCACTGGCCTGGTCGAACCAGACCCGGCCGTACGTCGACGGCCGGTGGTGGCCGCTGCTGCTGTCGGCTGGGCTCGCGGCGGCCGCCGCGGCGGCCGGGTACGCGCTGTCGGCCCGCCGGGACGTCGGCGCCGGGCTGGTCGCGGCCCGCACCGGGGAGCCGGTGGCGGCGCCGTGGCTGAACTCACCGCTCGCGGCCGCGTTCCGGTTCCAGCGGGCCGGCCTGATCTGGTGGACGGTGGCCCTCGCGGCGTTCGGTTTCATCTTCGGAGGGGTCGCCGACCAGATCGCCGACTCCGATGACATCAGCGCGGACCGGATCGAGATGTTCGGTGGCTCCGTGGACACCCTGGTCGACGGCTACCTCAGCGTGATCACGCTGTTCACGGCCGTCATCGCCGGCGTCATGGTGGTCCTCGGCGTGCAGGCGGCGCGCTGGGAGGAGACCAAGGGCCGGGCCGAGCCGGTGCTGGCGACCGCGACCAGCCGCCGGGCCTGGTTCGGCGGCTACCTGGCGGTGATCTCGATCGGCCTGGTCGGGCTGCTGCTGGTGGCCGGTCTCATGACCGGGCTCGGCGCGGCCGTCTCGGTGGGCGACGGTTCCTACGTCTGGACCGTCACGGCGGCGCACCTGGCGCACGCACCGGGCGTCCTGGTGCTGCTCGGGATCGCGGCGCTGCTCTTCGGCGTGTTCCCGAGGGCGATCGGTGCGACCTGGGTCGTTCTCGGCTACAGCCTCTTCGCCGGGCTCTTCGGGGCGCTCCTGGATCTTCCGCAGTGGGCGCGCAACCTGCTGCCCATGGAGCACACCGGTCAACCTCCCCTGGACGGCGTCTCCTGGCCGGCGGTGCTGATCCTTCTCGTGATCGCCGCGGGCCTGGCGGCGGCCGGGCTGGCCGGCTTCCAGCGCCGCGACCTGGAGACCAAGTGA
- a CDS encoding ABC transporter ATP-binding protein has translation MTTAIGTSGLVKTFGRTRALNGLDLTVETGEVHGFLGPNGAGKSTTIRVLLGLLRADSGQARVLGGDPWQDAVDLHRRMAYVPGDVELWPNLTGGEAIDLLGRLRGGLDQARRAELIERFDLDPTKKGRTYSKGNRQKVAIVAALASDAELLLLDEPTAGLDPLMEVVFQDVIIRLKAEGRTVLLSSHILAQVEQLADRVSIIRQGEIVQSGTLAEMRHLTRTTIEAGTSRPVDGLERLSGVHDLEATDGRVRFAVDGDHLGEAVQALSRFGIRTLTSHPPTLEELMLRHYGDDLAAGDGDGREPAEAIGEKR, from the coding sequence ATGACCACTGCCATCGGCACCTCGGGGCTGGTGAAGACCTTTGGCCGGACGCGTGCGCTGAACGGTCTCGACCTCACCGTGGAAACCGGCGAGGTGCACGGATTCCTCGGCCCGAACGGCGCGGGCAAGTCCACCACCATCCGGGTGCTGCTAGGGCTGCTGCGGGCCGACTCCGGCCAGGCGCGGGTGCTCGGCGGTGACCCATGGCAGGACGCGGTCGACCTGCACCGCCGGATGGCGTACGTGCCCGGGGACGTCGAGCTGTGGCCGAACCTCACCGGCGGTGAGGCCATCGACCTGCTCGGACGGCTCCGCGGCGGCCTCGACCAGGCGCGCCGGGCCGAGCTGATCGAGCGGTTCGACCTCGACCCCACCAAGAAGGGCCGTACCTATTCCAAGGGGAACCGGCAGAAGGTCGCGATCGTGGCGGCGCTCGCCTCCGACGCGGAGCTGCTCCTCCTCGACGAGCCGACCGCCGGGCTGGATCCGCTGATGGAGGTGGTCTTCCAGGACGTGATCATCCGGCTGAAGGCGGAGGGGCGCACCGTGCTGCTCTCCAGCCACATCCTGGCTCAGGTGGAGCAGCTCGCCGACCGGGTCAGCATCATCCGGCAGGGCGAGATCGTGCAGTCCGGGACGCTCGCCGAGATGCGGCACCTGACCCGCACCACCATCGAGGCCGGCACCAGCCGGCCGGTCGACGGTCTGGAGCGGCTGTCCGGTGTCCACGACCTGGAGGCCACCGATGGCCGGGTGCGTTTCGCGGTCGACGGTGACCACCTCGGCGAGGCGGTCCAGGCCCTGAGCCGGTTCGGGATCCGCACCCTGACCAGCCACCCGCCGACGCTGGAGGAGCTCATGCTGCGCCATTACGGCGACGACCTCGCGGCCGGCGACGGTGACGGGAGAGAACCCGCCGAGGCCATCGGGGAGAAGCGATGA
- a CDS encoding MFS transporter yields the protein MRSTPRPGLSLALLAFSSLITSLDFTIVYVALPELVREVGFSGASAQWVISAYAVFFGGFLLLGGRSCDLLGRRRMFVLGMVAFGGASLLGGLATTPATLIAARAIQGVAAAIVFPATLAQVNTMFAEGRERIRALAVWAMAGAGGLSFGALLGGVLTHVFGWEAVFLVNVPLVVAAAAAAFWLLAADGPVDRGHGYDLPGVVTGTAGATLLVYAIAEVPETGWTSAAFITAAVPALGLLAAFIGVEARSRSPLMPLRLLRDRNLAPALVVIFVFGATMQNVVYFLTLYFQDVLGYTALRAGLAFLSLSLVIALGNFVAGRLMLRIGIRGTLITALVLGATGSALLAAGMVADGSYLTVLAGIAVYGLGMGTIYPTQFAAAGTGVHAREQGIAGGMANTAMQFGVGVGLAVLVGVAASDIATADGLRAAVAVSAGLTLVGGIAALAVPGRRGGRPSAAVRERAATSPAPDLSAGTPT from the coding sequence ATGCGTTCCACGCCCAGGCCGGGGTTGAGCCTGGCCCTGCTGGCGTTCTCCAGCCTCATCACCTCGCTCGACTTCACGATCGTGTACGTGGCGCTACCTGAACTCGTCCGCGAGGTCGGCTTCTCCGGGGCGTCGGCCCAGTGGGTGATCAGCGCCTACGCCGTGTTCTTCGGCGGCTTCCTCCTCCTCGGCGGCCGCTCGTGCGACCTGCTGGGACGGCGCCGCATGTTCGTTCTGGGCATGGTCGCGTTCGGCGGCGCGTCCCTGCTCGGCGGCCTCGCCACCACTCCGGCCACGCTGATCGCCGCACGCGCGATCCAGGGGGTGGCCGCCGCGATCGTGTTCCCCGCCACCCTGGCGCAGGTCAACACCATGTTCGCGGAGGGACGTGAACGGATCAGGGCGTTGGCGGTGTGGGCCATGGCCGGCGCCGGAGGACTCAGCTTCGGAGCACTGCTCGGCGGCGTGCTGACCCACGTGTTCGGCTGGGAGGCGGTGTTCCTCGTGAACGTACCGCTGGTGGTCGCCGCGGCCGCCGCCGCGTTCTGGCTGCTGGCGGCGGACGGCCCGGTCGACCGCGGCCATGGGTACGACCTGCCCGGCGTGGTGACCGGCACGGCGGGCGCCACCCTCCTGGTGTACGCGATCGCCGAGGTCCCCGAGACGGGCTGGACCTCCGCGGCGTTCATCACCGCGGCCGTGCCGGCGCTCGGCCTGCTGGCCGCCTTCATCGGTGTCGAGGCGCGCAGCCGCAGCCCGTTGATGCCGCTTCGCCTGCTGCGCGACCGCAATCTGGCCCCGGCCCTCGTGGTCATCTTCGTGTTCGGGGCGACCATGCAGAACGTCGTCTACTTCCTCACCCTGTACTTCCAGGACGTGCTGGGCTACACGGCTCTGCGGGCAGGACTGGCCTTCCTCAGCCTGTCCCTGGTGATCGCGCTGGGGAACTTCGTCGCCGGGCGGCTGATGCTGCGCATCGGCATCCGCGGCACGCTCATCACCGCGCTCGTCCTCGGGGCGACCGGCAGCGCCCTGCTGGCGGCCGGGATGGTGGCCGACGGCTCCTATCTCACCGTCCTCGCCGGGATCGCCGTGTACGGGCTGGGGATGGGCACGATCTACCCCACCCAGTTCGCCGCCGCCGGTACCGGCGTGCACGCGCGGGAGCAGGGCATCGCCGGAGGGATGGCCAACACCGCCATGCAGTTCGGGGTCGGCGTCGGCCTGGCCGTGCTCGTCGGGGTCGCGGCATCCGACATCGCCACCGCCGACGGCCTGCGCGCCGCCGTCGCCGTCTCGGCGGGTCTGACACTGGTGGGAGGCATCGCCGCCCTCGCCGTTCCCGGGCGGCGAGGCGGACGGCCGAGCGCGGCCGTCCGAGAGAGGGCGGCCACCTCACCGGCCCCCGACCTGTCGGCGGGAACACCGACCTGA
- a CDS encoding NADPH-dependent FMN reductase, translating into MSDTSPLHVAIIIGSTRAGRFGPVVATWFAGHAARYADMTADVIDLRDTRLPDTLVDEGDEIPEPVRALAPRLAAADAFVVVTAEYNHSFPAPLKTAIDWFVDEWRAKPVGFVSYGGVSGGLRAVEQLRLVFAELHATTVRDTVSFHSCWEKFDDGRPVDAAGADAAAKGLLDQLTWWARALRDARTTRPYGL; encoded by the coding sequence ATGTCCGACACCTCGCCCCTGCATGTCGCGATCATCATCGGCAGCACCCGCGCGGGCCGCTTCGGCCCCGTCGTGGCGACCTGGTTCGCCGGCCACGCCGCCCGGTACGCCGACATGACGGCGGATGTCATCGACCTGCGCGACACCCGCCTGCCCGACACCCTCGTCGACGAGGGCGACGAGATTCCCGAGCCGGTGCGCGCCCTGGCGCCGCGCCTGGCCGCCGCCGACGCGTTCGTGGTGGTCACCGCCGAGTACAACCACAGCTTCCCCGCTCCTCTCAAGACCGCGATCGACTGGTTCGTGGACGAGTGGAGGGCCAAGCCCGTCGGATTCGTGTCGTACGGGGGCGTCTCCGGCGGGCTGCGCGCGGTCGAGCAGCTCCGCCTGGTGTTCGCCGAACTGCACGCCACGACCGTCCGCGACACGGTCAGCTTCCACAGCTGCTGGGAGAAGTTCGACGACGGCAGGCCCGTGGACGCGGCGGGCGCCGACGCGGCCGCCAAGGGCCTCCTCGACCAGCTCACCTGGTGGGCCCGCGCCCTCCGCGATGCCCGCACCACACGTCCCTACGGCCTTTGA
- a CDS encoding BTAD domain-containing putative transcriptional regulator, whose protein sequence is MRFGVLGPLAVWTADGTPVTIRGLKVRTLLADLLVQDGRPVSADRLIDDLWGAAPPGDPAGALQVKVSQLRRALEDAEPGGRELVVFQAPGYLLRIDSECVDAGRFAGLLKRARETADPRTRAALLTDALALWRGPACASFADEPFAQATITRLEEQRLTAVEDLIEARLDLGEHTAMVGELRDLVARHPLRERLRAAHMRALYRAGRQNEALDSFGELRDRLREELGQDPSPELTALRQAVLAQDPALSPERPRPDLPAPATELIGREEAISEVRALLEAYRLVTLTGPGGVGKTRMALELAARLLDAFPDGVWLAELGGHDRPEALADAVAAMLGVRDDAVPDPHGGPVPAADRVARALRGRRSLLVLDNCEHLIEAAAELTHRLLAAAPQVRILATSREPLGVGGEAVWSVPPLEPPYAAAETGPATLEHFSAVRLFVARAAAAAPGFALTADNARAVAAICRRLDGIPLALELAATRVRALGVDELAARLHDRFRLLSAGRRDLPRRQRTLRAVIDWSWDLLTEPERAVLRRLSVHADGCSLEAAEAVCAGDGVAVEDVADLLSRLVDRSMVVVTGDARGHRYRLLESIAAYCAERLREAGDSERARTRRDGYYVEFAERAAERLRGPGQRQWLRRLDQEHANLRAAIESTVRHDRPDLALRLVNAMAWYWFLRGRLGEARRLLDLSLTAGGPAPDSARAAALVWRAGFEVLGRHGIDRTRRVRAALEPYERLDDPGGRARAEWFLAETLLGGADLTTGERLAQRALAAFRETEDGWGTGAALTTLAHYALIRGDLAACTRHTEQGAALFEALGDRWGRLRAADLLGRLAEIRGDYRRAAALLREGLEMAEDLGIWTQASYLLSGLGRIAMMTGDLAEAELLHEKAMRLATEQSNRPGEVFAELGLAMGARRQGRLDVAEKLLRDALNWQRRVGFDPGVALTLSELGFVAEQRGDAETARELHLDALAVAGRTGDPRATALALEGLAAAHTLAGEHHHAARLLGAATAARESAATPLPHAARSDVERITTALLASLGEETLDAELQQGRTTERPLDLASKQSQRR, encoded by the coding sequence ATGCGTTTCGGGGTGCTCGGGCCGCTGGCGGTCTGGACGGCCGACGGCACCCCTGTCACGATCCGGGGACTGAAGGTCCGGACACTGCTGGCCGACCTGCTCGTCCAGGACGGGCGGCCGGTGTCGGCGGACCGGCTGATCGACGACCTGTGGGGGGCGGCGCCTCCCGGGGATCCGGCGGGGGCCCTGCAGGTCAAGGTGTCCCAGCTGCGCCGGGCCTTGGAGGACGCCGAGCCGGGCGGCAGGGAACTGGTGGTGTTCCAGGCGCCGGGATACCTGCTGCGGATCGATTCCGAGTGCGTGGACGCGGGCCGGTTCGCCGGGCTCCTGAAGCGGGCACGGGAAACGGCCGATCCCCGGACCAGGGCCGCGCTGCTCACCGACGCGCTGGCGTTGTGGCGGGGCCCCGCCTGTGCCTCCTTCGCCGACGAGCCGTTCGCGCAGGCCACGATCACGCGCCTGGAAGAACAGCGGCTGACGGCCGTGGAGGATCTCATCGAGGCCCGGCTCGACCTCGGCGAGCACACCGCCATGGTGGGCGAGCTGCGCGACCTGGTGGCCCGCCATCCCCTCAGGGAACGGCTGCGCGCCGCCCACATGCGCGCCCTGTACCGTGCCGGAAGGCAGAACGAGGCCCTGGACAGCTTCGGCGAGCTGCGCGACCGCCTGCGCGAGGAACTGGGTCAGGATCCGAGCCCCGAGCTGACGGCCCTCCGGCAGGCGGTCCTCGCCCAGGACCCGGCCCTCTCACCCGAACGCCCCCGGCCCGACCTGCCCGCGCCGGCCACCGAGCTGATCGGCCGCGAGGAGGCGATCTCCGAGGTGCGGGCGCTGCTGGAGGCGTACCGCCTCGTCACGCTCACCGGGCCGGGAGGAGTCGGCAAGACCCGGATGGCCCTGGAGCTCGCCGCCCGGCTCCTCGACGCCTTTCCCGATGGCGTGTGGCTGGCCGAACTCGGCGGTCACGACCGGCCGGAGGCGCTGGCGGACGCGGTCGCCGCCATGCTCGGCGTCCGCGACGACGCCGTCCCGGACCCGCACGGAGGGCCCGTTCCGGCCGCCGACCGGGTCGCCCGCGCGCTGCGCGGCAGACGGTCGCTGCTGGTGCTCGACAACTGCGAGCATCTGATCGAGGCCGCGGCCGAGCTGACGCACCGACTGCTGGCGGCGGCGCCGCAGGTACGGATCCTGGCGACCAGCCGGGAACCGCTCGGGGTGGGCGGGGAAGCGGTCTGGTCGGTGCCGCCGCTCGAGCCGCCCTACGCGGCGGCGGAGACCGGCCCGGCGACCCTGGAGCATTTCAGCGCCGTACGGCTGTTCGTCGCGCGCGCCGCCGCCGCCGCTCCCGGCTTCGCCCTCACCGCCGACAACGCCCGTGCCGTCGCGGCGATCTGCCGTCGCCTCGACGGCATCCCGCTGGCGCTGGAGCTGGCGGCGACGAGGGTCCGCGCGCTCGGCGTGGACGAACTGGCGGCCCGGTTGCACGACCGGTTCCGGCTGCTGTCGGCCGGCCGGCGGGACCTCCCGCGGCGGCAGCGGACACTGCGCGCGGTGATCGACTGGAGCTGGGACCTGTTGACCGAGCCCGAACGTGCCGTCCTGCGGCGATTGTCGGTGCATGCCGACGGCTGTTCGCTGGAAGCCGCCGAGGCGGTCTGCGCCGGCGACGGAGTGGCGGTCGAGGACGTCGCGGACCTGCTGTCGCGGCTGGTCGACCGTTCCATGGTCGTGGTCACCGGCGACGCGCGCGGCCACCGCTACCGGCTGCTGGAGTCCATCGCCGCCTACTGCGCCGAGCGACTGCGGGAGGCCGGCGATTCCGAACGCGCCCGAACCCGGCGTGACGGGTACTACGTGGAGTTCGCCGAACGGGCCGCGGAGCGACTGCGCGGCCCCGGCCAGCGGCAATGGCTGCGTCGCCTCGATCAGGAGCACGCCAACCTGCGCGCCGCCATCGAGAGCACCGTGCGGCACGACCGTCCGGACCTCGCGCTGCGCCTCGTCAACGCGATGGCCTGGTACTGGTTCTTGCGGGGGCGGCTCGGCGAGGCGCGCCGCCTGCTGGACCTGTCGCTCACGGCCGGCGGCCCGGCGCCGGACTCCGCGAGGGCCGCGGCCCTGGTCTGGCGGGCGGGCTTCGAGGTGCTGGGCCGACACGGCATCGATCGGACGCGGCGGGTCCGCGCGGCTCTGGAACCCTACGAACGCCTGGACGACCCGGGCGGCAGGGCCCGAGCGGAATGGTTCCTCGCCGAGACCCTGCTCGGCGGTGCCGACCTCACCACCGGCGAACGGCTGGCGCAGCGGGCCCTTGCCGCCTTCCGCGAAACCGAGGACGGCTGGGGCACGGGCGCCGCGCTGACCACTCTGGCCCACTACGCCCTGATCCGCGGAGACCTGGCCGCCTGCACCCGCCACACCGAACAGGGCGCGGCGTTGTTCGAGGCGCTCGGGGACCGCTGGGGACGGTTGCGGGCCGCCGACCTCCTCGGCAGGCTCGCCGAGATTCGAGGCGACTACCGGCGCGCCGCCGCGTTGCTCCGCGAGGGTCTGGAGATGGCCGAGGACCTCGGGATCTGGACGCAGGCCTCATACCTGTTGTCCGGGCTCGGCAGGATCGCGATGATGACGGGCGATCTGGCCGAGGCGGAGCTGCTCCACGAGAAGGCCATGCGGCTGGCCACCGAGCAGAGCAACCGGCCCGGAGAGGTGTTCGCCGAGCTCGGCCTGGCCATGGGAGCGCGACGGCAGGGAAGACTGGACGTAGCCGAGAAGCTCTTGCGCGACGCCCTCAACTGGCAACGGCGGGTCGGTTTCGACCCCGGCGTCGCGCTCACCCTGTCCGAACTCGGCTTCGTCGCGGAGCAGCGCGGCGACGCCGAAACGGCTCGCGAGCTGCACCTGGACGCCCTGGCCGTGGCGGGCCGCACCGGCGATCCGCGGGCGACGGCGCTCGCACTCGAAGGGCTCGCCGCCGCCCACACGCTGGCGGGCGAACACCACCACGCCGCACGGCTGCTGGGTGCGGCCACCGCGGCCCGGGAGTCGGCGGCCACGCCCCTGCCGCACGCCGCTCGCAGCGACGTCGAGCGCATCACGACGGCACTGCTCGCCTCCCTCGGCGAGGAGACCCTGGACGCCGAGCTTCAGCAGGGGCGCACCACCGAGCGTCCCCTCGACCTGGCCTCAAAGCAGTCACAGCGCCGGTGA
- a CDS encoding TetR/AcrR family transcriptional regulator, with translation MNQRQTTARPYKGEPAEQRRARRRAALMQAALDLIGGEGWQAATVRGVSSRAGLNDRYFYESFTDLDELLLAVVDDQAGQGAQTILTAARNAPRHLRTRTQITITAILDFLTSDPRRIRLMAVEFPASALLQQRKREIIRFLAGIFTGQVHEVLDEVPLSSEDLDLTALTITAGLWETITLWLRGDLSTSRQHLTDYIVALLLATTALPAALDNELS, from the coding sequence GTGAACCAGCGGCAGACGACGGCACGGCCGTACAAGGGAGAACCGGCCGAGCAGCGGCGGGCCCGGCGGAGAGCCGCCCTGATGCAGGCCGCCCTCGACCTCATCGGCGGCGAAGGTTGGCAGGCGGCCACCGTGCGCGGCGTGTCCAGCCGCGCCGGACTCAACGACCGCTACTTCTACGAGAGCTTCACCGACCTGGACGAACTGCTGCTGGCGGTCGTCGACGACCAGGCAGGCCAGGGCGCCCAGACGATCCTGACGGCCGCACGCAACGCCCCCCGCCATCTCCGCACCCGCACCCAGATCACCATCACCGCCATCCTGGACTTCCTCACCTCAGACCCCCGCCGCATCCGCCTCATGGCCGTCGAGTTCCCCGCCTCCGCGCTTCTGCAGCAGCGCAAGCGCGAGATCATCCGCTTCCTGGCCGGCATCTTCACCGGTCAGGTGCACGAGGTCCTCGACGAGGTGCCCCTCTCGTCAGAAGACCTTGATCTCACCGCCCTCACCATCACCGCGGGACTCTGGGAGACCATCACCCTCTGGCTGCGCGGCGACCTGTCCACCAGCCGGCAACACCTCACCGACTACATCGTCGCCCTCCTGCTGGCCACCACCGCCCTCCCCGCCGCCCTCGACAACGAGCTGAGCTGA
- a CDS encoding PucR family transcriptional regulator yields the protein MLQRLQEIINRIAADTGVPTSLTDTRLNSLVFGPHDDAEIDTVRRQALLLRSTPDWVRDWFGRYGIDTATAPVRIPADPGRGLAGRVVVPARWESTTCGYICLLDVRQELDGARLVAVVEAAGEVGRILYTDRQARHSDADLLGELVRGSAIERGKAAARLEEQGRFPVGWPVAALFLHPLEGGGGTGALEHWLWRSHGALLPRGALRCLDDDGAVILAPVPPGEEKEYGVRIAEQVRSSRPNEAALVVGVGEAQSDVRDVHLSYRHARSAARAARVWPQTGPVCSWEMLGALRVLIGTPKDLLRDLMDPRVQRLCRAQMPSLIDTLEKYLDSGCDIQATAAQMHVHRGTVYYRLDKVASLSGLDLGDGMDRLALHLGIKTMRLIESTAA from the coding sequence GTGTTGCAACGACTGCAAGAGATCATTAATCGGATCGCCGCCGACACCGGTGTGCCGACGTCGCTGACGGACACGCGGCTGAACTCTCTGGTGTTCGGCCCTCACGACGACGCGGAGATCGACACCGTCCGCAGGCAGGCTCTGCTGCTGCGGTCGACACCGGATTGGGTGCGTGACTGGTTCGGGCGCTACGGCATCGACACGGCGACCGCCCCCGTGCGGATACCGGCAGATCCGGGGCGAGGGCTGGCCGGCCGGGTCGTCGTCCCCGCGCGGTGGGAGTCGACGACGTGCGGCTACATCTGCCTGCTCGACGTGCGGCAGGAACTCGACGGGGCACGACTGGTCGCCGTGGTCGAAGCCGCGGGCGAGGTGGGGCGCATCCTGTACACCGATCGGCAGGCCAGGCACAGTGACGCGGATCTGCTCGGCGAGCTTGTGCGGGGTTCGGCGATCGAACGCGGCAAGGCAGCCGCTCGGCTGGAGGAGCAGGGGCGCTTTCCCGTGGGGTGGCCCGTTGCCGCGCTGTTCCTGCACCCCTTGGAAGGGGGCGGCGGGACCGGCGCGCTGGAGCACTGGCTGTGGAGGTCCCACGGCGCACTGCTGCCGCGGGGGGCGCTGCGGTGTCTCGACGACGACGGCGCCGTGATCCTGGCCCCGGTGCCTCCGGGGGAGGAAAAAGAGTATGGGGTGCGGATCGCGGAACAGGTGCGAAGCAGCCGTCCGAACGAGGCCGCGCTGGTCGTCGGGGTGGGGGAGGCGCAGTCCGACGTCCGTGACGTTCACCTGTCCTACCGGCATGCACGGTCGGCGGCGCGTGCAGCGAGGGTGTGGCCGCAGACGGGCCCGGTCTGCTCCTGGGAAATGCTGGGCGCACTGCGGGTACTGATCGGCACGCCGAAGGACCTGCTCCGTGACCTGATGGATCCACGGGTGCAAAGACTGTGCCGGGCTCAGATGCCGAGCTTGATCGACACGCTGGAGAAGTATCTCGATTCCGGTTGCGACATACAGGCCACCGCAGCACAGATGCACGTTCACCGTGGCACCGTCTATTACCGGCTCGACAAGGTGGCCTCTCTGTCCGGGCTTGACCTGGGAGACGGTATGGACCGCCTCGCGCTCCACCTGGGCATCAAGACGATGCGGTTGATCGAATCGACGGCCGCCTGA